A genome region from Halarchaeum grantii includes the following:
- a CDS encoding DUF7510 family protein: MSDSDAPRVSVDATVDADGTVITIAGTRDAAVVVYSASGEEIYLPPEDFEDPIENLRSPIDSPYESTLPDSPYDPVAEEGTESPDDPDDDEADPYDPADGDADPYAAMGGRNTGHGPGERVVGVESTPSGFRVVHPEPAHDVRVVGEPRE; encoded by the coding sequence ATGTCCGATTCCGACGCGCCGCGAGTGAGCGTCGACGCGACCGTCGACGCCGACGGGACGGTGATCACCATCGCGGGGACGCGCGACGCCGCCGTCGTCGTCTACTCCGCCTCGGGCGAGGAGATCTACCTCCCGCCGGAGGACTTCGAGGACCCCATCGAGAACCTGCGCTCGCCCATCGACAGCCCCTACGAGAGCACGCTTCCGGACAGCCCCTACGACCCCGTCGCCGAGGAGGGCACCGAGAGCCCCGACGACCCCGACGACGACGAGGCCGACCCGTACGACCCCGCGGACGGCGACGCCGACCCGTACGCCGCGATGGGTGGCCGGAACACCGGCCACGGGCCCGGCGAGCGCGTCGTCGGCGTCGAGTCCACGCCGTCGGGCTTCCGCGTCGTCCACCCTGAACCCGCCCACGACGTCCGCGTCGTCGGCGAGCCACGCGAGTAG
- the malA gene encoding alpha-amylase MalA, producing the protein MDHVGPPRFVSVGDTVELAPWDPDPAASYRWSLERAPADAAVALADRPVQQVTVEAPGTYVFALDAPSGTHRQTVRCFSASGERGTRAPPGRSGGARDAPGDSDADYPHAERGDARGRPRIRLDGHREGDDVVITATPRAHPESGESAADLDVVFALDDRDALSADAATVEGRELRVPASAIERRERVHAVAVGESGHSVADAVAITREGNAVSVERRYDAPDWAADAAYYEVYVRTFAPDAAHGETLAAITERLDHLADLGVDAVWLTPVLANDDAPHGYNITDFFAIAPDLGERADYERLVEEAHARDMKVLFDLVLNHTGREHPFFRDAYGNPESPYRNWYDWQESGEPETYFDWELIANLDYGTLDVRRHLLDAVDEWAPLVDGFRCDMAWAVPDGFWREVRARVKDHDSAFLLLDETIPYIPNFHEGMFDVHFDSTTYASLRSVGRGDAPASAVLDAVESRRESGFPDHARFLLYMENHDETRYRVECGRPASLAAAGVLCTLPGAPLVYAGQELGQLGRRDAVVWDPEHTDDALLAHYRRLLGVRREMPALAAGGDLRRLDYEVVEGDAERVVAYGRVAPDATAGDSGGDPRDADAAVVLCNFAEGRATVSLDVDTAAVDVVTGDALGGGGAVTVEDVVVLPTTPDALAARAAPPGERL; encoded by the coding sequence ATGGATCACGTCGGGCCGCCGCGCTTCGTTTCCGTCGGAGACACCGTCGAGTTGGCGCCGTGGGACCCGGACCCGGCGGCGTCGTATCGCTGGTCGCTCGAGCGCGCGCCCGCAGACGCGGCGGTCGCACTCGCCGACCGCCCCGTTCAACAGGTCACCGTGGAGGCCCCCGGAACGTACGTCTTCGCGCTCGACGCGCCGAGCGGCACGCACCGCCAGACCGTTCGCTGTTTCTCCGCGTCCGGCGAGCGCGGCACCCGGGCGCCACCCGGCAGGAGCGGCGGCGCGCGCGACGCACCCGGTGACAGCGACGCGGACTACCCGCACGCCGAGCGCGGGGACGCGCGCGGTCGGCCGCGAATCAGACTCGACGGCCACCGCGAGGGGGACGACGTCGTCATCACGGCGACGCCGCGCGCGCACCCGGAGAGCGGGGAGTCGGCTGCCGACCTCGACGTCGTCTTCGCGCTCGACGACCGGGACGCCCTCTCGGCGGACGCCGCCACCGTCGAGGGACGCGAACTCCGCGTGCCCGCCTCGGCAATCGAGCGCCGCGAGCGCGTCCACGCGGTCGCCGTCGGCGAGAGCGGGCACAGCGTCGCCGACGCCGTCGCCATCACGCGCGAGGGGAACGCGGTGTCGGTCGAGCGCCGCTACGACGCGCCCGACTGGGCCGCCGACGCCGCCTACTACGAGGTGTACGTGCGGACGTTCGCGCCCGACGCCGCGCACGGCGAGACGCTCGCGGCGATCACCGAGCGCCTCGACCACCTCGCTGACCTCGGCGTCGACGCCGTCTGGTTGACGCCCGTCCTCGCGAACGACGACGCACCGCACGGCTACAACATCACGGACTTCTTCGCGATCGCGCCCGACCTCGGGGAGCGCGCGGACTACGAGCGACTCGTCGAGGAGGCCCACGCCCGAGACATGAAGGTGCTCTTCGACCTCGTGTTGAACCACACGGGGCGCGAACACCCCTTCTTCCGCGACGCCTACGGGAACCCGGAGAGCCCCTACCGGAACTGGTACGACTGGCAGGAGTCCGGCGAACCGGAGACGTACTTCGACTGGGAGCTCATCGCGAACCTCGACTACGGCACGCTCGACGTCCGGCGCCACCTCCTCGACGCCGTCGACGAGTGGGCGCCGCTCGTCGACGGCTTCCGCTGCGACATGGCGTGGGCGGTCCCGGACGGCTTCTGGCGCGAGGTCCGAGCGCGGGTGAAGGACCACGACTCGGCGTTCCTCCTCCTCGACGAGACCATCCCCTACATCCCGAACTTCCACGAGGGCATGTTCGACGTCCACTTCGACTCGACGACGTACGCCTCCCTCCGGAGCGTCGGGCGCGGCGACGCGCCCGCCTCGGCGGTCCTCGACGCCGTCGAGTCGCGTCGCGAGAGCGGGTTCCCCGACCACGCGCGCTTCCTCCTCTACATGGAGAACCACGACGAGACGCGCTACCGCGTCGAATGCGGTCGCCCCGCGTCGCTCGCCGCCGCCGGCGTCCTCTGCACGCTCCCGGGCGCGCCGCTCGTCTACGCCGGCCAAGAACTCGGCCAGCTCGGGCGGCGCGACGCCGTCGTCTGGGACCCCGAGCACACCGACGACGCCCTCCTCGCGCACTACCGGCGGCTGCTCGGCGTGCGCCGCGAGATGCCGGCGCTCGCCGCCGGCGGCGACCTCCGCCGCCTCGACTACGAGGTGGTCGAGGGCGACGCCGAGCGCGTCGTCGCGTACGGCCGCGTCGCCCCGGACGCGACGGCCGGCGATTCCGGTGGCGACCCGCGCGACGCAGACGCCGCCGTCGTCCTCTGCAACTTCGCCGAGGGACGCGCGACCGTCTCGCTCGACGTCGACACAGCGGCCGTGGACGTCGTGACGGGCGACGCGCTCGGCGGCGGCGGCGCCGTCACCGTCGAGGACGTCGTCGTCCTCCCGACGACGCCGGACGCGCTCGCGGCGCGCGCCGCGCCGCCCGGCGAGCGACTATAA
- a CDS encoding MFS transporter → MSYLDVDRRILALAFARMVDSLGNSFLIVVLPLYITSGVVTGGTFGLSATLITGLILSAFGFFNSGIQPFAGNLSDRTGRRRIFVIAGLLTLTVANFVYTLVDSYGAVLLVRITQGVGVALTVPATIALVNELSRESARGEAMGVFNTFRMIGFGLGPVVAGGVVASGPYLGGTITGFEAAFYVATLSALLGALCVYLLVEDPEQEEADAGEDISIAVLDRVRDDKLLDPVFTLGVASLFMAIGIALLEPLEHHINTTLGQTATMFGIEFSAFVLAQVLLQAPIGSWSDEYGRKPFILAGMLILVPATLAQGLVTTPAGMIVARFVQGAAGAAVFAPAMALAGDLATGRSSGTTLSVLTMAFGLGTAIGPLSAGLLAGITLPFGTAYATPFVFGAVLAFLGFCLVYSQVDETVDTGGAEPVEPGAAAAD, encoded by the coding sequence GTGAGCTATCTCGACGTCGACCGGCGCATCCTCGCGCTCGCGTTCGCGCGAATGGTGGACTCGCTGGGGAACTCCTTCCTCATCGTCGTCCTCCCGCTCTACATCACGAGCGGCGTCGTCACCGGCGGCACCTTCGGGCTCTCCGCGACGCTCATCACCGGCCTCATCCTCTCCGCCTTCGGCTTCTTCAACAGCGGCATCCAGCCGTTCGCCGGAAACCTCTCCGACCGCACCGGCAGGCGGCGGATATTCGTCATCGCCGGCCTCCTCACGCTCACCGTCGCGAACTTCGTCTACACGCTCGTCGACAGCTACGGCGCCGTCCTCCTCGTCCGCATCACGCAGGGCGTCGGCGTCGCGCTCACCGTCCCCGCCACCATCGCGCTCGTCAACGAGCTCTCGCGCGAGAGCGCGCGCGGCGAAGCGATGGGCGTCTTCAACACCTTCCGCATGATCGGCTTCGGTCTCGGCCCCGTCGTCGCCGGCGGCGTCGTCGCCAGCGGCCCCTACCTCGGCGGGACGATAACCGGCTTCGAGGCCGCCTTCTACGTCGCCACCCTCAGCGCGCTCCTCGGCGCGCTCTGCGTCTACCTCCTCGTCGAGGACCCCGAACAGGAAGAAGCCGACGCCGGCGAGGACATCAGCATCGCCGTCCTCGACCGCGTCCGCGACGACAAACTCCTCGACCCCGTGTTCACGCTCGGCGTCGCCTCGCTGTTCATGGCCATCGGCATCGCGCTCCTCGAACCGCTCGAACACCACATCAACACCACGCTCGGGCAGACCGCGACGATGTTCGGCATCGAGTTCTCCGCGTTCGTCCTCGCGCAGGTCCTCCTGCAGGCCCCCATCGGGTCGTGGAGCGACGAGTACGGCCGCAAGCCGTTCATCCTCGCCGGGATGCTCATCCTCGTCCCCGCGACGCTCGCGCAGGGCCTCGTCACCACGCCCGCCGGCATGATCGTCGCGCGCTTCGTGCAGGGCGCCGCCGGCGCCGCCGTCTTCGCGCCCGCGATGGCGCTCGCCGGCGACCTCGCGACAGGTCGAAGCTCCGGGACGACGCTCTCCGTCCTCACGATGGCGTTCGGCCTCGGCACCGCCATCGGCCCGCTCTCCGCCGGGCTCCTCGCCGGCATCACCCTCCCGTTCGGCACGGCCTACGCGACGCCGTTCGTCTTCGGCGCCGTCCTCGCCTTCCTCGGGTTCTGCCTCGTCTACTCGCAGGTCGACGAGACCGTCGACACCGGCGGCGCCGAACCCGTCGAGCCGGGCGCGGCCGCCGCCGACTAA
- a CDS encoding disulfide bond formation protein B yields the protein MLARLPSRPLLALGAAIAAVATTGSLTYSLGLGFAPCELCWYQRVLMYPLVGVLSYAWYTRDTGVYRLVLPFSVAGTALAAYQSYLQVVAGGTCALGGCATVYVRPVTIPNQSLLAFCLLTGLMAVLLVRARRP from the coding sequence GTGCTCGCTCGACTCCCCTCGCGGCCCCTCCTCGCGCTCGGCGCCGCGATCGCCGCCGTCGCCACCACCGGGAGCCTCACGTACAGCCTCGGCCTCGGCTTCGCGCCCTGCGAACTCTGCTGGTACCAGCGCGTCCTCATGTACCCGCTCGTCGGCGTCCTCTCGTACGCGTGGTACACGCGCGACACCGGCGTCTACCGCCTCGTCCTCCCCTTTTCGGTCGCTGGCACCGCGCTCGCCGCCTACCAGTCCTACCTCCAAGTCGTCGCGGGCGGCACCTGCGCGCTCGGGGGCTGTGCGACCGTCTACGTCCGCCCCGTCACCATCCCGAACCAGTCGCTCCTCGCGTTCTGCCTCCTCACCGGGCTGATGGCCGTCCTCCTCGTCCGTGCGCGCCGACCGTGA
- a CDS encoding carbamate kinase, with translation MSRFVVALGGNTLLRSGDGTVAEQRARVRETRDALAVLHERGHDVVLTHGNGPQVGNRLLAEEQSDGEAEPLDVLVAETQAQVGYLLQNGFGDAFGGPPVPVVTRVRVAPDDPAFDDPTKPVGPYYSAADAAEKPFATTEVHRGGDETAYRRVVASPEPEAVLEADHIAALVADASGPVVCGGGGGVPVIHDGDGGHEGVPAVVDKDHTTRLVADAVDADAVVMLTDVDAVYRSFGTPEQEPIREATPADLRALLDDGEFAAGSMAPKVTACARFVTETGGRAIVTSPAELDAALDGEAGTTVTADD, from the coding sequence ATGAGCAGATTCGTCGTCGCGCTCGGCGGGAACACGCTCCTGCGCTCCGGTGACGGCACCGTCGCCGAGCAGCGCGCGCGGGTCCGCGAGACGCGCGACGCCCTCGCGGTCCTCCACGAGCGCGGCCACGACGTCGTCCTCACGCACGGCAACGGCCCGCAGGTCGGGAACCGGCTGCTCGCCGAGGAGCAGTCCGACGGCGAGGCCGAACCGCTCGACGTCCTCGTCGCCGAGACGCAGGCCCAAGTCGGCTACCTCCTCCAGAACGGGTTCGGGGACGCGTTCGGCGGCCCGCCAGTGCCCGTCGTCACGCGCGTCCGCGTCGCCCCCGACGACCCCGCCTTCGACGACCCGACGAAGCCCGTCGGCCCCTACTACTCGGCGGCCGACGCCGCCGAGAAGCCCTTCGCCACGACCGAGGTCCACCGCGGGGGCGACGAGACGGCCTACCGTCGCGTCGTCGCCTCCCCGGAGCCCGAGGCCGTCCTCGAAGCCGACCACATCGCCGCGCTCGTCGCCGACGCCTCCGGGCCCGTCGTCTGCGGCGGTGGCGGCGGTGTGCCGGTCATCCACGACGGCGACGGCGGCCACGAGGGGGTTCCCGCCGTCGTCGACAAGGACCACACGACCCGCCTCGTCGCGGACGCCGTCGACGCCGACGCCGTCGTGATGCTCACGGACGTCGACGCCGTCTATCGGAGCTTCGGGACGCCCGAACAGGAGCCGATTCGGGAGGCGACGCCCGCCGATCTGCGCGCGCTGCTCGACGACGGCGAGTTCGCCGCCGGGAGCATGGCGCCGAAAGTCACCGCGTGCGCGCGATTCGTGACCGAGACCGGCGGACGCGCCATCGTCACCTCGCCCGCGGAACTCGACGCCGCGCTCGACGGCGAGGCGGGAACGACCGTGACGGCCGACGACTGA
- a CDS encoding MFS transporter, with protein MSVDRRVLALGLARLADSFGNALLIVALPLYVVSAHVHGGVLALPAAVVSGVVLAAFGVFDAVIQPWAGRLSDRLGRRRVFVLVGLCVLAATNLAFLGTHTYLGLLAVRVVQGLGVGLTVTASVALINEYSTPDSRGVHFGVFNALRLVGFGVGPVVAGVLVAHGPFDVLGHAVGGFAAAFDVAAVAAGLSLVVVYALVRDPVETSAAAANDLGLTVSDGAGGLDPVFALGGATLVVALGIAFFAAIEPAINARLGQEAVGFGLEFAAFVAAFVLAQPVAGRLSDRLGRKPFVVAGLCLAAPALLAQGFVAAPWQMALTRAVQGVGAAMAFGPALALVGDYASGGDDASTLSILTMAFGLGAGVGPVVAGPLADYGFAVPFAVAAALSVLAALVVQTQVPDDRVEAA; from the coding sequence GTGAGCGTGGACCGACGCGTGCTCGCCCTCGGCCTCGCGCGCCTCGCCGACTCGTTCGGGAACGCGCTCCTCATCGTCGCACTCCCCCTCTACGTCGTCAGCGCGCACGTCCACGGCGGCGTCCTCGCCCTCCCCGCCGCCGTCGTCAGCGGCGTCGTCCTCGCCGCGTTCGGCGTCTTCGACGCCGTGATTCAGCCGTGGGCGGGCCGCCTCTCCGACCGCCTCGGGAGGCGCCGCGTGTTCGTCCTCGTCGGCCTCTGCGTCCTCGCCGCCACCAACCTCGCGTTCCTCGGGACGCACACCTATCTCGGTCTCCTCGCCGTCCGCGTCGTCCAGGGCCTCGGCGTCGGCCTCACCGTCACCGCGAGCGTCGCGCTCATCAACGAGTACAGCACGCCCGACTCCCGTGGCGTGCACTTCGGCGTCTTCAACGCCCTCCGACTCGTCGGCTTCGGGGTCGGCCCCGTCGTCGCGGGCGTCCTCGTCGCGCACGGCCCCTTCGACGTCCTCGGGCACGCCGTCGGGGGGTTCGCCGCCGCCTTCGACGTCGCCGCCGTCGCCGCCGGCCTCTCGCTGGTCGTCGTCTACGCGCTCGTCCGCGACCCCGTCGAGACGAGCGCCGCCGCCGCGAACGACCTCGGCCTCACCGTCAGCGACGGCGCGGGCGGGCTCGACCCCGTCTTCGCGCTCGGCGGCGCCACGCTCGTCGTCGCCCTTGGAATCGCCTTCTTCGCCGCCATCGAACCCGCCATCAACGCCCGCCTCGGACAGGAGGCGGTCGGCTTCGGCCTCGAGTTCGCCGCGTTCGTCGCCGCGTTCGTCCTCGCCCAACCCGTCGCCGGCCGGCTCTCCGACCGACTCGGGCGCAAGCCGTTCGTGGTCGCCGGCCTCTGCCTCGCCGCGCCCGCGCTCCTCGCGCAGGGGTTCGTCGCCGCGCCGTGGCAGATGGCGCTCACCCGCGCCGTGCAGGGCGTCGGCGCCGCGATGGCGTTCGGGCCCGCGCTCGCGCTCGTCGGCGACTACGCGTCGGGCGGCGACGACGCCTCGACGCTCTCGATACTCACGATGGCGTTCGGCCTCGGCGCCGGCGTCGGCCCCGTCGTCGCCGGCCCCCTCGCCGACTACGGCTTCGCCGTCCCGTTCGCCGTCGCCGCCGCCCTCTCCGTGCTCGCCGCACTCGTCGTCCAGACGCAGGTGCCCGACGACCGCGTCGAGGCCGCGTGA
- a CDS encoding HpcH/HpaI aldolase family protein produces the protein MNPRHNSLRATVEDDDPAFGVLDNTYSPEVVELLGEFGFDFVWMDLEHGGPSPWDGDALEELLRAAELTDTELLVRIPEANPAMVRKALDAGVRNLFVSRVSDADEVRTALAAAHFEYDGQPGERGLAGPRAARYGQAADYTETEDEEVLVGVTIETETAVENIEEIFSVPELGFAFLGPNDLSIALGHPGERDHPEVEAAVDTVEAAAREHDVTLGGLTFGVDDAVNKVERDYRILHVGSSLGALTGQFGSWHEVYENAR, from the coding sequence GTGAACCCGCGACACAACTCCCTGCGAGCGACCGTCGAGGACGACGACCCCGCGTTCGGCGTCCTCGACAACACGTACAGCCCCGAAGTCGTCGAGCTGTTGGGCGAGTTCGGCTTCGACTTCGTCTGGATGGACCTCGAACACGGCGGGCCGAGCCCGTGGGACGGCGACGCTCTCGAGGAGCTCCTGCGCGCCGCAGAACTCACCGACACCGAGTTGCTCGTGCGCATCCCGGAGGCGAACCCCGCGATGGTCCGTAAGGCCCTCGACGCGGGCGTTCGCAACCTCTTCGTCTCCCGCGTCTCGGACGCCGACGAGGTCCGCACCGCGCTCGCAGCCGCGCACTTCGAGTACGACGGCCAGCCGGGCGAGCGCGGCCTCGCCGGCCCGCGCGCCGCGCGCTACGGGCAGGCGGCGGACTACACCGAGACGGAGGACGAGGAGGTGCTCGTCGGCGTCACCATCGAGACCGAGACCGCCGTCGAGAACATCGAGGAGATCTTCTCCGTTCCCGAGCTCGGCTTCGCGTTCCTCGGCCCGAACGACCTCTCCATCGCGCTCGGCCACCCCGGCGAACGCGACCACCCCGAGGTCGAGGCGGCCGTCGACACCGTCGAGGCCGCCGCACGCGAGCACGACGTCACCCTCGGCGGCCTCACGTTCGGGGTGGACGACGCCGTCAACAAGGTCGAACGCGACTACCGTATCCTCCACGTCGGGAGCAGCCTCGGCGCGCTCACCGGGCAGTTCGGGAGCTGGCACGAGGTGTACGAGAACGCGCGCTAG
- the eif1A gene encoding translation initiation factor eIF-1A — protein MSENQGRRNLRMPDDDQVFAVVTNMLGGSRVRLRCADGKERMGRIPGRMKFRTWISEGDVVIAEPWDWQDEKANVEWRYDDDAAEQLRREGHID, from the coding sequence ATGAGCGAGAATCAGGGCCGACGGAACCTCCGTATGCCCGACGACGATCAGGTCTTCGCGGTCGTCACCAACATGCTCGGTGGCAGCCGCGTCCGACTCCGCTGTGCCGACGGCAAAGAACGCATGGGCCGCATCCCGGGCCGGATGAAGTTCCGCACGTGGATTTCGGAGGGCGACGTCGTCATCGCCGAACCGTGGGACTGGCAGGACGAGAAGGCGAACGTCGAGTGGCGCTACGACGACGACGCCGCCGAGCAGCTGCGCCGCGAAGGCCACATCGACTGA
- the glpR gene encoding HTH-type transcriptional regulator GlpR — protein MLPEARKRKIVELVSAHDGRSVAELAEELDYSKATIRRDLRELEDDGLIERSHGGALPASSVGHERTYGEREVQNLDAKRAIAARAVEELADAEVVFFDAGTTTMEVAKRAPTDGSLLAVTNSPRLAVELEGDANEVKLTGGTLRRRTRALVGPTAESFMERTNFDLLFLGTNAVDVDAGLTTPNEDEARMKELMVEKATRVVLVCDASKVGKRSFVQFADLEDVDHVVTDDPLPADLREAFESAGTRVTDDAGVSS, from the coding sequence ATGTTACCGGAAGCGCGAAAGCGGAAGATCGTGGAGTTAGTGTCGGCGCACGACGGTCGGTCCGTCGCGGAGCTCGCCGAGGAGCTCGACTACTCGAAGGCGACGATCCGGCGCGACCTCCGGGAGCTCGAGGACGACGGGCTCATCGAGCGCAGTCACGGCGGCGCCCTCCCGGCGTCGTCGGTCGGGCACGAGCGGACGTACGGCGAGCGCGAGGTCCAGAACCTCGACGCGAAGCGGGCGATCGCCGCACGCGCCGTCGAGGAGCTCGCGGACGCCGAGGTCGTCTTCTTCGACGCGGGCACAACGACGATGGAGGTCGCGAAGCGCGCGCCGACGGACGGCTCGCTGCTCGCGGTGACGAACTCCCCGCGTCTCGCCGTCGAGCTCGAGGGCGACGCGAACGAGGTGAAGCTGACGGGTGGGACGCTCCGCCGCCGCACGCGCGCGCTCGTCGGTCCCACCGCCGAATCGTTCATGGAGCGGACGAACTTCGACCTGCTCTTCCTCGGGACGAACGCCGTCGACGTCGACGCCGGACTGACGACGCCGAACGAGGACGAGGCCCGGATGAAGGAACTGATGGTGGAGAAGGCGACGCGCGTCGTCCTCGTCTGTGACGCCTCGAAGGTCGGCAAGCGGAGCTTCGTCCAGTTCGCCGACCTCGAGGACGTCGACCACGTCGTCACGGACGACCCGCTCCCGGCCGACCTCCGCGAGGCGTTCGAGTCGGCGGGCACGCGCGTCACCGACGACGCGGGGGTGTCCTCGTGA
- the pfkB gene encoding 1-phosphofructokinase — translation MILTVTPNPALDYTVELDDPLDVDTVVRTDGATLDAGGKGINVSQYLRAMDTETAATGFLGDPFGRVLEEQLAREGLDAAFVSVDESTRLNQTILAPEGEYKVNQDGPTVSAGAVDDLRSHVASVAPPTLVVGGSLPPGMAADDVDALAADGDWETAVDVGGETLAELEERYALCKPNDEELAAATGMPTGTVEECIAAAEELREMGYERVVASLGAEGAILVSEDGALHAEAVDTAVVDTVGAGDSLLSGVLAAFDDGADDATALATGVAVASRVVGVPGTSVPDLSAVPEIRDAVRISRH, via the coding sequence GTGATCCTGACGGTCACGCCCAACCCGGCGCTCGACTACACCGTCGAGCTCGACGACCCGCTCGACGTCGACACCGTCGTCCGGACGGACGGCGCGACACTCGACGCCGGCGGAAAGGGCATCAACGTCTCGCAGTACCTGCGGGCGATGGACACCGAGACGGCCGCGACGGGCTTCCTCGGCGACCCGTTCGGCCGCGTGCTCGAGGAGCAACTCGCGCGCGAGGGCCTCGACGCGGCGTTCGTCTCCGTCGACGAGTCCACGCGGCTCAACCAGACGATCCTCGCGCCGGAGGGCGAGTACAAGGTGAATCAGGACGGCCCCACGGTGTCGGCCGGCGCCGTCGATGACCTCCGCTCGCACGTCGCGTCGGTCGCGCCGCCGACGCTCGTCGTCGGCGGGAGCCTCCCGCCCGGGATGGCGGCGGACGACGTGGACGCGCTCGCGGCCGACGGGGACTGGGAGACGGCGGTCGACGTCGGCGGGGAGACGCTCGCCGAACTCGAGGAGCGATACGCGCTCTGCAAGCCGAACGACGAGGAACTCGCGGCGGCGACCGGCATGCCGACGGGAACGGTCGAGGAGTGCATCGCGGCCGCCGAGGAACTGCGCGAGATGGGCTACGAGCGCGTCGTCGCGTCGCTCGGCGCCGAGGGCGCGATTCTCGTCTCCGAGGACGGCGCGCTCCACGCGGAGGCGGTCGATACGGCCGTCGTCGATACGGTCGGCGCGGGCGACTCCCTGCTCTCGGGCGTGCTCGCGGCGTTCGACGACGGTGCGGACGACGCGACGGCGCTCGCGACCGGCGTCGCGGTGGCCTCGCGCGTCGTCGGGGTCCCGGGGACGAGCGTCCCCGACCTCTCCGCCGTCCCCGAGATTCGCGACGCCGTCCGTATCAGTCGCCACTGA
- a CDS encoding PTS fructose transporter subunit IIC yields MSSDPEGAYRSYLNSIKEDLMTGVSHMIPFVTIGGIFLALGYASATALGDVTNVFEATGTLGWFFAQVGSLGLTIMVPILGAYISYAIADRPGLAPGFVLSYLIQQGNVLQEAGKIIGVQGGAAGAGYLGALVAGLITGYVARWFKQRNVPGFVEPMMPVLIIPVATTFVLLPVMLFVVGVPVSIANAALTEWLRGMQGGQALLVGAILGAMMAFDMGGPVNKVAYVFATGLISEQIYGPMAAVMIAGMTPPLGMALSNLIAPEKYEASMYENAKSAIPLGFSFITEGAIPYGAADPARVIPGIVAGSAVAGATAMGLGVTMPAPHGGIFVVLLSNKPGTFLACIVLGTVVTAAIEHVIKPNYDERVGNA; encoded by the coding sequence ATGTCGTCTGACCCGGAAGGGGCGTATCGGTCCTACCTGAACTCGATAAAGGAGGACCTGATGACCGGCGTATCGCACATGATCCCGTTCGTCACCATCGGCGGTATCTTCCTCGCGCTCGGCTACGCGTCCGCGACGGCCCTCGGTGACGTCACGAACGTCTTCGAGGCGACGGGCACTCTCGGCTGGTTCTTCGCGCAGGTCGGGTCCCTCGGCCTCACCATCATGGTGCCCATCCTCGGCGCGTATATCTCGTACGCGATCGCCGACAGACCCGGCCTCGCCCCCGGTTTCGTCCTCTCCTACCTCATCCAGCAGGGGAACGTCCTGCAGGAGGCCGGGAAGATAATCGGCGTACAGGGCGGCGCGGCGGGCGCCGGCTACCTCGGCGCGCTCGTCGCCGGTCTCATCACCGGCTACGTCGCGCGCTGGTTCAAGCAGCGCAACGTCCCGGGCTTCGTCGAGCCGATGATGCCCGTGCTCATCATCCCCGTCGCGACGACGTTCGTCCTCCTGCCGGTGATGCTCTTCGTCGTCGGCGTCCCCGTCTCCATCGCGAACGCCGCGCTCACGGAGTGGCTCCGCGGGATGCAGGGCGGGCAGGCGCTCCTCGTCGGCGCCATCCTCGGCGCGATGATGGCCTTCGACATGGGTGGCCCCGTCAACAAGGTCGCGTACGTCTTCGCGACCGGCCTCATCAGCGAGCAGATCTACGGCCCGATGGCCGCCGTGATGATCGCCGGCATGACGCCGCCGCTCGGCATGGCGCTCTCGAACCTCATCGCGCCCGAGAAGTACGAGGCCTCCATGTACGAGAACGCGAAGAGCGCCATCCCGCTCGGCTTCTCCTTCATCACGGAGGGCGCGATTCCCTACGGCGCGGCCGACCCCGCACGCGTCATCCCCGGCATCGTCGCCGGCTCCGCCGTCGCCGGCGCCACCGCGATGGGGCTCGGCGTGACGATGCCCGCCCCGCACGGCGGTATCTTCGTCGTCCTGCTCTCGAACAAGCCCGGGACGTTCCTCGCGTGCATCGTGCTCGGGACGGTCGTCACCGCCGCCATCGAGCACGTCATCAAACCGAACTACGACGAACGCGTCGGTAACGCCTAA
- a CDS encoding PTS sugar transporter subunit IIA, whose amino-acid sequence MNESDLEELINVRLISLEEPPAEKEAVIEHLLDLAVEAGRVSDREQALADLLEREEESTTGVGMGIGIPHAKTTGVEEPTLAFARSSAGVDFGAMDDEPATLFFMILVPEASSDDHLQILSSLSRSLVHEETREKLHDADSAEAVQRIVIEEVA is encoded by the coding sequence ATGAACGAGTCTGACCTCGAAGAGCTGATCAACGTCCGACTGATCTCGCTCGAAGAACCGCCCGCCGAGAAGGAGGCCGTCATCGAGCACCTCCTCGATCTCGCCGTCGAGGCCGGACGCGTCTCGGACCGCGAGCAGGCGCTCGCCGACCTCCTCGAACGCGAAGAGGAGTCCACCACCGGCGTCGGCATGGGCATCGGCATCCCGCACGCGAAGACGACCGGCGTCGAGGAGCCGACGCTCGCGTTCGCGCGCTCCTCGGCGGGCGTCGACTTCGGCGCGATGGACGACGAGCCCGCGACGCTCTTCTTCATGATCCTCGTCCCCGAGGCGTCCAGCGACGACCACCTCCAGATTCTCAGCAGCCTCTCGCGCTCGCTCGTCCACGAGGAAACGCGCGAGAAACTGCACGACGCCGACTCCGCCGAGGCAGTACAGCGCATCGTCATCGAGGAGGTGGCCTGA